GCCGGCGGGCTTCGGCGTCCGCTTGCGGCCCGCGGTGGTGTCGGGCGTGGTCTCCGTCATGGCGTGCTCCCCAATCCCCTGGTGCTCTCAGTGTCGACGTACTGGCGTTGTCGTGGTGCTCGGCGGCCCTGTGGCGGGGCCGGCTGCTGTGGCGTGGTGACCGCTGGCGGCGTCGGCTTCCCCTCCGCCGCCGCCAGCGGTGGTCTAGGTGCCGCGGCGGACGGCGGTCGCGGGCTCGGCGCTGGTCGCGGGCTCGGAGCTGGTCGCGGGCTCGGCGCCGGTCGGCTCCCGCTCCGCGCGCAGCAGAGTGATCGCGGCCTCGAAGTCCTCGAGGGACTCGAAGCCCTGGTAGACGCTGGCGAACCGCAGGTAGGCGACCTCGTCGAGGTCGCGCAGGGGGCCCAGGACGGCGACCCCCACCTCGTGCGCGTCGATCTCGGCACTGCCCGAGGCCCGGATCGACTCCTCGACCTGCTGGGCGAGCAGTGCCAGCTGGTCGTCGGTC
This DNA window, taken from Kineosporiaceae bacterium SCSIO 59966, encodes the following:
- the nrdR gene encoding transcriptional repressor NrdR: MHCPFCRHTDSRVVDSRTSDDGTTIRRRRQCPECGRRFTTAETASLTVIKRSGVSEPFSRDKVIAGVRKACQGRPVTDDQLALLAQQVEESIRASGSAEIDAHEVGVAVLGPLRDLDEVAYLRFASVYQGFESLEDFEAAITLLRAEREPTGAEPATSSEPATSAEPATAVRRGT